One window from the genome of Montipora foliosa isolate CH-2021 chromosome 5, ASM3666993v2, whole genome shotgun sequence encodes:
- the LOC138003434 gene encoding uncharacterized protein, giving the protein METSGLTTILKAFLTVLLSYAVPQAATEIKGDKAISRCGPSCAVSYANFKLDNFSFLNITVIKEVLVAQTAQCSFACLETPECFSFNLAAFPDSKEKLLCKLLPSDKYNNSREFLPNRLFHHFSIPSPCSSWPCKNNRKCVTLYENSSYNCVGDDEFTEKKNEEANFDCWRSSSKSSSRTWSHLDLVDAIDFQTNEDVILEGYRLWGVSDGSTIFNVTIRLYLGSTLLYEKTGPYPTNSSVKTFEVKFSHGISVYAGATYTAASKITTSLTTYAHSDGMESASCSGVNVTFALKSSRDTNGSSRSHGQIPALIFRS; this is encoded by the exons ATGGAAACCTCTGGCTTGACGACAATTCTGAAAGCCTTTCTGACTGTTCTACTCTCATATGCCGTTCCTCAAGCTGCGACAG agatcAAAGGGGACAAAGCTATCAGTCGTTGTGGACCCAGTTGTGCTGTAAGCTACGCAAACTTCAAGTTGGACAACTTCTCCTTCTTGAATATTACCGTTATTAAAGAAGTTCTCGTTGCGCAAACAGCGCAGTGCTCGTTTGCCTGTCTGGAAACTCCGgaatgtttttcattcaacctgGCCGCTTTCCCGGACAGCAAAGAGAAACTGCTTTGTAAACTCCTCCCTTCAGACAAATACAACAACTCGCGTGAATTTCTTCCCAACAGATTGTTTCACCACTTTAGCATTCCG TCGCCCTGCAGTAGCTGGCcttgcaaaaacaatagaaagtgTGTGACACTGTACGAAAACAGCAGCTACAATTGTGTCGGCGACGATGAATTCACGGaaaaaaagaacgaagaag CAAACTTTGACTGCTGGCGTAGCAGTTCGAAAAGTTCAAGCAGAACATGGTCTCACTTGGATCTAGTTGACGCAATCGACTTCCAAACTAATGAAGACGTCATTTTGGAAGGGTACCGTCTGTGGGGAGTGAGCGACGGGTCAACAATATTTAACGTCACCATTCGTTTGTACCTTGGCAGTACGTTGCTTTACGAGAAGACTGGCCCCTACCCTACCAATTCAAGTGTCAAGACATTTGAGGTGAAGTTCTCTCATGGGATTTCAGTTTACGCAGGAGCAACGTACACTGCTGCATCGAAAATCACAACAAGTTTAACAACTTATGCCCACTCTGACGGAATGGAGAGCGCCTCTTGTTCTGGGGTAAACGTTACCTTCGCACTAAAATCGTCAAGAGACACAAACGGTTCCAGCAGGTCTCACGGCCAGATCCCAGCTTTGATTTTCCGTTCATAA